From a single Natronorubrum tibetense GA33 genomic region:
- a CDS encoding DUF7511 domain-containing protein, with amino-acid sequence MSNSSRGCDDRTVRQRLEAAAIDADHVPALECVIVRYRTQADRCTITPRECPEDEQTTTWLSTDLSAVVDLDSMR; translated from the coding sequence ATGAGCAATTCATCACGCGGCTGCGACGACCGAACAGTGCGACAGCGACTCGAGGCAGCCGCAATCGATGCGGATCACGTTCCCGCGCTCGAGTGCGTCATCGTTCGATACCGAACTCAGGCGGATCGGTGTACGATCACGCCGCGGGAGTGTCCCGAAGACGAACAGACGACCACTTGGCTGTCTACCGATCTGTCGGCCGTCGTCGACCTCGATAGCATGCGGTAG